From the genome of Deltaproteobacteria bacterium:
GCCGACAAACTGGAGGCACGCCCCTATTCTTCCCGGGAATTCATTTCCGAAATGGGGAAATATCTGACGAAAAAAGCCAAAAAGAAAACGTCTCTCGTCCAGACGGCCTACGAAAACGACGTCCCTGTCTTTTGCCCCGCCTTCTCCGACAGCAGCGCGGGTTTCGGTCTCGCCCTCCACCAGCACAACTACCCGGAAAAGCATGTTTCCATCGATTCCGTCAGGGATTTTGTGGAACTCACCCGGATTAAAATGGCGACACCCACCTCGGGCCTCCTGATGATCGGCGGGGGCGTTCCGAAGAACTTCGCCCAGGACACGGTGATTCTGGCGGAGGTTCTGGGAAGGGAGGTGCCCATGCACCAGTACGCCATCCAGATCACCGTCGCCGATGTACGGGACGGGGCCTGCTCCAGCTCAACCCTGAAGGAGGCGTCCTCCTGGGGCAAGGTTGACACGACGTACGAGCAGATGGTCTACGCGGAGGCGACATCCGTCCTCCCCCTTTTGGCGGCCTACGCCCACGAAACGGGGCACTGGAAGAAGAGGGAAAAGCGGCGCTACGCGAAACTGTTCGCCGGGTAACTGCGAAGGGAGCCCGGTTACGCGAATGAGGAAAATCATTCCGATCCTTTTTTCGCTGTCGCCGGTCCTGGCGTTCTGTTCGGTCGGATCTTCCGGGGA
Proteins encoded in this window:
- a CDS encoding deoxyhypusine synthase yields the protein MKKKKDYLKKPVQHIDITSIHALPIIDAMREMSFTARELANAADIYNRMLADPDCAIMLTIAGSTSAAGCMQLYADLVRYNMVDAVVATGATIVDMDFFEALGFRHYQGTATADDGELRRLYIDRIYDTYIDEEQLQTCDKTIGIIADKLEARPYSSREFISEMGKYLTKKAKKKTSLVQTAYENDVPVFCPAFSDSSAGFGLALHQHNYPEKHVSIDSVRDFVELTRIKMATPTSGLLMIGGGVPKNFAQDTVILAEVLGREVPMHQYAIQITVADVRDGACSSSTLKEASSWGKVDTTYEQMVYAEATSVLPLLAAYAHETGHWKKREKRRYAKLFAG